One region of Primulina tabacum isolate GXHZ01 chromosome 1, ASM2559414v2, whole genome shotgun sequence genomic DNA includes:
- the LOC142509323 gene encoding uncharacterized protein LOC142509323 codes for MEIYEIDWYLAIFFEAYCYLINNAGYHRRLGLRGVTEFTYNNSYQSSIGMASSEALYGRKCRSHIYWDEVGGRGEFGPDLIKQTTELVVKIRERMKTIKSQQKSYANKLQRELEFAVGDHVFVKVAPMKGVTRFGKRGKLSSRFIVLFEILEKIGKLAYRVALPPMLAGVHNVFHISILWKYMSKFSHALNYEPLPLIPNILYKERPKQIL; via the coding sequence ATGGAAATCTATGAAATAGACTGGTATTTGGCTATTTTCTTCGAGgcttattgttatttgattaacAATGCCGGATATCACCGACGCCTCGGTCTCAGGGGAGTGacagagttcacctataacaatagctaccaATCGTCTATTGGAATGGCTTCTTCAGAGGCACtatatgggaggaagtgtagatcgcatatatattgggacgaggttggtggaAGAGGGGAATTTGGTccggacttgatcaagcaaacAACGGaactagtagtcaaaatccgagaAAGGATGAAGACAATAAAAAGCCAACAAAAGAGCTATGCTAACAAGCTACAAAGAGaactagagtttgcagtgggtgacCACGTATTCGTgaaagtagcacctatgaaaggtgttacaAGATTTGGCAAGAGAGGCAAACTCAGCTCGAGATTCATTGTGCTGTTTGAGATTTTAGAGAAGATTGGGAAATTAGCCTATAGGGTGGCGTTGCCACCAATGCTAGCTGGagtacataatgtgttccatatctcgATCCTGTGGAAGTACATGTCAAAATTTTCACATGCACTAAATTATGAGCCTCTGCCATTGATTCCGAATATTTTATACAAGGAAAGACCCAAACAAATTTTGTAG